The following coding sequences lie in one Lolium perenne isolate Kyuss_39 chromosome 2, Kyuss_2.0, whole genome shotgun sequence genomic window:
- the LOC127332618 gene encoding cyclin-D2-2, translating into MGILCFGASSTLLCGEDRNSVLGLGGCGGDGDGEVVEAGSGLDFLEAGALFPVDCDEVVGVLVLKEIDHQPKGGYVERLEQGGFESSWRKDAMDWICKVHSYYNFGPLSLCLSVNYLDRFLSTFNLPHDKSWMQQLMSVACLSLAVKMEETVAPLPVDLQVCGAKNMFEAKNIKRMELVVMETLNWRLHAVTPFSFICYFLDKFTEGKPPSYMLASRCAELIVGTVKDYRFLSFRPSEIAAAVVLLALFENQVIGFSSAIAASEIPVNKEMIMRCYELLVRMRGNLSASLSAPQSPIGVLDAACFSFRSDDTTPGSSPSNNNNSGNNDQASAPASKKRRLSTSPI; encoded by the exons ATGGGTATCCTCTGCTTCGGTGCTTCCTCCACCCTGCTCTGCGGCGAGGACAGGAACAGCGTCCTCGGCCTGGGCGgctgcggcggcgacggcgacggcgaggtggTGGAGGCGGGGAGCGGCCTGGATTTCTTGGAGGCCGGCGCTCTGTTCCCAGTGGACTGTGACGAGGTCGTGGGGGTGCTGGTGCTCAAGGAGATCGATCATCAGCCCAAGGGCGGCTATGTGGAGAGATTGGAGCAAGGAGGATTCGAGTCTTCCTGGAGGAAAGATGCCATGGATTGGATTTGCAAG GTCCATTCCTACTACAATTTTGGACCACTCAGCCTCTGCCTCTCGGTGAACTACCTGGATCGGTTCCTCTCCACGTTTAATCTCCCT CATGACAAATCTTGGATGCAACAGTTGATGTCAGTTGCCTGCCTATCTCTTGCTGTCAAGATGGAGGAGACTGTGGCCCCTCTTCCTGTAGACCTTCAG GTCTGTGGCGCGAAGAACATGTTTGAAGCAAAGAACATTAAGAGGATGGAGCTCGTTGTGATGGAGACCCTGAATTGGAGATTGCACGCCGTGACCCCATTCTCTTTCATCTGCTACTTCTTGGACAAGTTCACCGAAGGGAAGCCGCCGAGTTACATGCTGGCCTCACGGTGCGCCGAGCTCATTGTTGGCACTGTGAAAG ACTACAGATTCTTGTCATTCAGACCTTCTGAGATTGCTGCCGCAGTGGTTCTATTGGCGCTCTTTGAGAATCAGGTTATTGGCTTCAGCAGTGCCATTGCAGCATCTGAAATCCCTGTAAATAAG GAGATGATTATGAGATGCTATGAGCTGTTGGTGAGGATGAGAGGGAACTTGAGTGCAAGCCTTTCAGCGCCGCAGAGCCCGATCGGTGTGCTGGATGCAGCATGCTTCAGCTTTAGGAGCGATGACACAACACCAGGATCATCGCCATCAAACAATAACAACAGCGGCAACAACGATCAGGCCTCTGCTCCGGCTTCGAAGAAGAGAAGGCTAAGCACATCACCAATCTGA
- the LOC127332621 gene encoding dolichyl-diphosphooligosaccharide--protein glycosyltransferase subunit 4A, whose product MFDDQDLGFFTNFLGIFIFVLVIAYHFVMADPKYEGN is encoded by the coding sequence ATGTTTGACGATCAGGACCTGGGTTTCTTCACCAACTTCCTGGGCATCTTCATATTTGTCTTGGTCATCGCCTACCACTTTGTGATGGCAGACCCCAAGTACGAGGGGAACTGA
- the LOC139836000 gene encoding uncharacterized protein, whose protein sequence is MRRLASLLGCREAEIATSSSSEEREIPEDELILSQGILPKRTSKQAPRPAYQFKPRGKAPNRYTPEDYVNRGKKVVTEEDDGPRRRSALSRMRNDEPFSSDEEEEEQQEEQEEQEQQQEQQQQQPRQRTKRMAVRKQPARTARRGRY, encoded by the exons atgcggcggttagccagcttgctaggttgccgggaagccgaaatcgctacatcttcctcttcagaagagcgggag attcctgaggaCGAGCTAATTCTGAGTCAAGGCATACTTCCAAAGCGTACCTCCAAGCAAGCCCCACGGCCAGCTTACCAGTtcaagccaaggggcaaggctccaaaccggtacactccggaagattatgtcaaccgaggaaagaaggttgtcactgagGAGGATGACGGGCCGCGGCGGAGATCAgctttgtcgaggatgaggaacgacgagccgttctcttcagatgaggaggaggaggagcagcaggaggagcaggaggagcaggagcagcagcaggagcagcagcaacaacagccacggcagcggacgaagaggatggccgtccggaagcagcccgcgaggacggcacgtcgaggacgctactag
- the LOC127332620 gene encoding ADP-ribosylation factor-like protein 1 translates to MFSLFYGLWNHVFSKTEFRVLILGVHKAGKTTLLEKLKSIYLKGEGLPHDRVVPTVGLNIGRIEDANVKLVFWDLGGQPGLRTIWEKYYDEAHAIVYVIDSASASTFEDAKSALEKALRHEDLQEAPLLIFANKQDLPAAVTEEELDRHLHLKEFDERPYMFVAGSAYDGTGIKLGIDWLVETMGKSRRTEALKARTDTYAKI, encoded by the exons ATGTTCTCCTTGTTCTACGGCCTGTGGAACCATGTGTTTAGCAAGACAGAGTTCCGTGTACTCATACTCGGAGTCCATAAGGCTGGGAAGACG ACCTTGCTAGAAAAGTTGAAGTCAATCTATTTGAAAGGAGAAGGGCTTCCACATGACCGCGTCGTTCCAACTGTGGGGCTTAATATTGGACGGATTGAAGATGCAAATGTAAAACTTGTTTTCTGGGATCTGGGTGGTCAG CCTGGCCTAAGAACAATATGGGAGAAATATtatgatgaggcacatgctatagtTTATGTTATCGATTCTGCTTCCGCATCAACATTTGAAGATGCCAAATCTGCTCTTG AGAAAGCGCTTCGACATGAGGATCTGCAAGAGGCCCCACTACTCATATTCGCAAACAAACAG GATTTACCAGCAGCAGTCACAGAAGAAGAGTTGGACAGACATCTTCACCTGAAAGAGTTTGATGAGAGGCCATACATGTTTGTGGCTGGGTCTGCCTATGATGG GACGGGGATCAAACTTGGTATCGACTGGTTGGTAGAAACAATGGGAAAGAGTAGGCGCACCGAGGCTCTGAAGGCACGCACCGATACGTATGCAAAGATTTAG